The following proteins are co-located in the Mesorhizobium australicum WSM2073 genome:
- the argH gene encoding argininosuccinate lyase, which translates to MSDKKTSNQMWGGRFASGPAAIMEAINASISFDRKLYAQDIRGSIAHSEMLAQTGIISAADQEKIAHGLNTILKEIEGGSFEFSTRLEDIHMNIEARLADLIGPAAGRLHTARSRNDQVAVDLRLWVKDECFRVAEALKGLIMALLARAEEHAATVMPGFTHMQAAQPVTFGHHCMAYVEMFSRDLSRVRDAIERMDESPLGAAALAGTSFPIDRHQTASALGFREPMRNSLDSVSDRDFALEFLAMAAICATHLSRLAEEIIIWSTPQFGFIRLSDSFSTGSSIMPQKKNPDAAELVRGKTGRVNGHLVGLLTVMKGMPLTYGKDMQEDKESVFDAAETLDLMLAAMTGMVADMTVNAAAMKKAAGSGHATATDLADWLVRTLGLPFREAHHVTGRAVALAEHRKVSLEKLSLEDLQSINPGITSDIFSVLAVQNSVKSRTSFGGTAPSEVRKQIRYWKKRLAKA; encoded by the coding sequence ATGAGCGACAAGAAGACCAGCAACCAGATGTGGGGCGGACGATTTGCCTCGGGTCCGGCCGCGATCATGGAAGCGATCAACGCGTCGATCTCGTTCGACCGCAAACTCTACGCGCAGGACATAAGAGGCTCGATCGCTCATAGCGAGATGCTGGCGCAAACGGGCATTATTTCGGCGGCCGATCAAGAAAAAATCGCTCACGGTCTGAACACGATCCTGAAAGAGATCGAGGGCGGCAGCTTCGAGTTTTCGACGCGGCTGGAAGACATCCACATGAACATAGAGGCCCGCCTTGCCGATCTCATCGGTCCGGCGGCCGGCCGGCTGCACACCGCCCGTTCGCGCAACGACCAGGTGGCCGTCGATCTGAGGCTCTGGGTCAAGGACGAATGCTTTCGTGTCGCCGAGGCGTTGAAAGGCTTGATCATGGCCCTCCTGGCGCGAGCCGAGGAACATGCGGCGACCGTCATGCCGGGTTTCACCCACATGCAGGCGGCGCAGCCGGTCACTTTCGGCCATCATTGCATGGCCTATGTCGAGATGTTTTCGCGCGACCTGTCGCGCGTGCGCGACGCCATCGAACGCATGGACGAGAGCCCGCTCGGTGCCGCCGCCCTTGCCGGCACCAGCTTCCCGATCGACCGTCACCAGACCGCGAGCGCGCTCGGCTTTCGCGAGCCGATGCGCAATTCGCTGGACAGCGTCTCAGACCGCGATTTCGCGCTGGAATTCCTTGCCATGGCGGCGATCTGCGCCACTCACCTGTCGCGGCTGGCCGAGGAGATCATCATCTGGTCGACGCCGCAATTCGGCTTCATCAGGCTGTCGGATAGTTTTTCCACCGGCTCCTCGATCATGCCGCAGAAGAAGAACCCCGACGCGGCCGAACTGGTTCGCGGCAAGACAGGCCGCGTCAACGGCCATCTGGTCGGCCTGCTGACGGTGATGAAGGGCATGCCTTTGACCTACGGCAAGGACATGCAGGAAGACAAGGAGTCGGTGTTCGACGCGGCCGAGACGCTCGACCTGATGCTGGCCGCGATGACCGGCATGGTTGCGGACATGACGGTCAATGCCGCCGCGATGAAGAAGGCCGCCGGCTCCGGCCACGCCACCGCCACTGACCTCGCCGACTGGCTGGTGCGTACCTTGGGCCTGCCGTTCCGCGAGGCGCATCATGTCACCGGCCGCGCGGTGGCGCTGGCCGAACACAGGAAGGTCAGCCTGGAAAAGCTTTCGCTGGAGGATCTGCAGTCGATCAACCCAGGCATCACTTCCGACATATTCTCGGTGCTGGCGGTGCAGAACTCGGTCAAGAGCCGCACCAGCTTCGGCGGCACCGCACCGTCGGAAGTGAGAAAGCAGATCCGCTATTGGAAAAAGCGTCTCGCCAAGGCGTAA
- a CDS encoding sensor domain-containing diguanylate cyclase, with product MLTVYNCIVNQHDLRLVALAALICGISCFSAVNLLHHIGRSTDRNRLAWLTIASTSTGFGIWATHFIAMLAFTPGIPNAYDPGLSVLSLAGAVAVTGAGMWVATLRDELDYHLVGGAVLGGGIAAMHYIGMAAFEVEGRIEWNLLLVAVSLLAGVTLAALALRVVLRGSSLPATLAGAVLLTLAICGLHFIAMAAVSIFPDSSIAISQHTVAPTSQAFAAAAATLVILVLSATALWIDLRFRRQKLEVDRMHGLANAAVEGLIVCDGNRIVSVNDSMARLTGMVATTLNGRELGDLFDERTASDLINFQGQPWEAELSNRDGMRIPVELIARSIDYCGKPHNVVAVRDIRERKKAEQEILRLAHFDPLTGLANRRSFSSRLDTEIAATSRDAKAGKGARGGHLALLLLDLDRFKEVNDLYGHGAGDAMLQKVANCVSGVLRHGQMLARLGGDEFAIIAPNLPDPQAASRIADAVLAAMREENRLSAGGGLVSGSIGIALYPLDAEDQASLISHADTALYRAKTEGRDTYRYFEASMGAEARDKRVMEHELRQAVARDEFYLVYQPQKEISSGKMVGFEALIRWRHPERGDVPPSIFIPLAEDSGAIGQIGDWVLTAACREAASWENPLTVAVNVSAVQLHNPNFSRKVHETLLKSGLAAARLELEITETALVKDMPRALASLRQVKALGVRVAMDDFGTGYSSLSNLRAFPFDKIKIDGSFIKSVDTNGQVAAIVRAVLGLGRGLGLPVLAEGVETLGELKFLDAEACEIGQGYYLGKPAPIEAFGDLTGHGKRVRARGADRQDGSLVLLKPSVRSA from the coding sequence ATGCTGACGGTCTATAACTGCATCGTGAACCAGCACGATCTGAGGCTGGTTGCACTGGCAGCGCTGATTTGTGGAATTTCCTGTTTTTCAGCCGTCAATCTTCTTCATCACATAGGCCGCTCGACGGATCGAAATCGGCTTGCCTGGCTGACGATCGCCTCCACCTCGACCGGTTTCGGCATCTGGGCAACGCACTTCATCGCCATGCTTGCCTTCACGCCGGGAATCCCCAACGCCTATGATCCCGGACTTTCAGTACTCTCGCTCGCTGGCGCGGTGGCGGTTACGGGGGCCGGCATGTGGGTCGCCACCTTGCGCGACGAGCTTGATTACCATCTGGTCGGCGGCGCCGTTCTGGGCGGCGGTATTGCCGCCATGCACTACATCGGCATGGCGGCATTCGAGGTCGAGGGCCGGATCGAATGGAACCTGCTCCTCGTCGCCGTCTCCTTGCTGGCCGGCGTGACGCTCGCGGCGCTGGCTTTGCGCGTCGTCCTGCGCGGCTCGTCGCTGCCTGCGACGCTTGCCGGTGCGGTCTTGCTGACGCTGGCAATCTGCGGCCTGCACTTCATCGCCATGGCTGCCGTCTCGATCTTCCCGGATTCCTCGATCGCCATATCCCAACACACCGTCGCACCGACCTCGCAGGCCTTCGCCGCCGCTGCGGCCACTCTGGTGATCCTGGTGCTTTCGGCCACCGCGCTGTGGATCGACCTTCGCTTCCGCCGCCAAAAGCTTGAGGTCGACCGCATGCACGGCTTAGCCAACGCCGCGGTGGAAGGCCTGATCGTCTGCGATGGCAATCGCATCGTCAGTGTCAACGACAGCATGGCCAGGCTGACCGGCATGGTCGCCACGACACTGAACGGAAGGGAACTTGGCGACCTCTTCGATGAGCGCACCGCATCCGACCTGATCAACTTCCAGGGACAGCCGTGGGAGGCGGAACTAAGCAATCGCGACGGGATGAGAATTCCCGTCGAACTGATCGCCAGAAGCATCGACTATTGCGGCAAGCCTCACAATGTCGTCGCCGTCCGCGACATTCGCGAACGCAAGAAGGCGGAACAGGAAATCCTTCGCCTCGCTCATTTCGATCCGCTGACGGGGCTCGCCAACCGCCGTAGCTTTTCCAGCCGGCTTGATACCGAAATCGCCGCCACGAGCCGAGACGCAAAAGCCGGCAAGGGCGCGAGGGGCGGGCATCTTGCGCTTCTGCTGCTCGACCTCGACCGGTTCAAGGAGGTGAACGATCTTTATGGGCATGGCGCCGGCGACGCGATGCTTCAGAAGGTGGCGAACTGTGTCTCCGGCGTTCTTCGCCACGGACAGATGCTGGCGCGCCTGGGCGGCGACGAATTCGCCATCATCGCCCCCAACCTGCCCGACCCGCAGGCGGCGAGCCGGATCGCCGACGCGGTGCTCGCCGCGATGCGCGAGGAGAACCGGCTCTCGGCGGGTGGCGGGCTGGTATCGGGGAGCATCGGCATCGCGCTCTATCCGCTGGACGCGGAAGACCAGGCCAGCCTCATCAGCCATGCGGATACCGCGCTCTATCGCGCCAAGACCGAAGGCAGGGACACCTATCGCTATTTCGAGGCGTCGATGGGCGCCGAGGCTCGCGACAAGCGCGTCATGGAGCACGAACTGCGCCAGGCAGTAGCGCGCGACGAATTCTATCTCGTCTACCAGCCGCAGAAAGAGATCAGCAGCGGCAAAATGGTCGGCTTCGAAGCCTTGATCCGTTGGCGGCATCCCGAACGCGGCGATGTTCCCCCGTCCATATTCATTCCGCTGGCGGAGGACAGCGGCGCCATAGGCCAGATCGGAGATTGGGTGCTGACCGCAGCGTGCCGGGAGGCCGCCAGTTGGGAAAATCCACTGACGGTGGCCGTCAACGTCTCCGCGGTGCAGTTGCACAATCCGAACTTCAGCCGAAAGGTGCACGAGACCTTGCTCAAGTCCGGTCTCGCGGCAGCCAGGCTGGAACTCGAAATCACCGAGACGGCGCTGGTGAAGGACATGCCGCGCGCGCTGGCGAGTTTGCGACAGGTCAAGGCGCTTGGCGTGCGCGTGGCCATGGATGATTTCGGAACCGGCTATTCCTCCCTCTCCAACCTTCGCGCCTTCCCTTTCGACAAGATCAAGATCGACGGTTCCTTCATCAAGTCCGTCGACACCAACGGCCAGGTTGCGGCGATCGTGCGCGCCGTGCTCGGGCTGGGGCGCGGCCTGGGTCTGCCGGTGCTGGCGGAGGGCGTCGAGACGCTCGGCGAGTTGAAGTTCCTCGACGCCGAGGCCTGCGAGATCGGCCAGGGCTATTATCTCGGCAAGCCGGCGCCGATCGAGGCGTTCGGAGACCTGACCGGCCACGGCAAGCGTGTTCGGGCGCGAGGCGCCGACCGCCAGGATGGCAGCCTCGTATTGCTCAAGCCGAGCGTACGCTCGGCCTAG
- a CDS encoding endonuclease/exonuclease/phosphatase family protein gives MLVKQLAHVPITDRQAMREGPRDSATHLRHAAAIPALGQIEIGGKASRANVGEALKVVAWNVERLRHVDAIARTLAGLAPEIVLLSEVDKGMARSGNGHPLSVLADRLGHAFAYGVEFVELAGGNEAERMATGEAANAEGFHGNAVTSGMPLLRPFLVRLDAAGGWFRPERGQPRIGGRMAIGGQVRIGDRRMTVVSVHLENRTDPAGRAAQTRKLLDAIDNYDPQAPVLLGGDFNTLTASHEERHDDPRAWMARVMAEPDRLIHAERHEPLFAALAERGYDWQAANNLDLPTQRRPAGTPVGRIDWFFTRGLAASAPAVLPAVLPDGSPSSDHDALTVTVRLK, from the coding sequence ATGCTGGTGAAGCAGCTGGCGCACGTGCCCATCACCGACAGGCAGGCGATGCGCGAAGGCCCCCGCGACAGCGCCACGCATTTGCGGCATGCAGCCGCCATTCCGGCTCTTGGCCAGATCGAAATCGGCGGCAAGGCGTCGCGCGCGAACGTCGGCGAGGCCTTGAAGGTGGTGGCCTGGAACGTCGAGCGGCTCCGTCATGTCGATGCCATTGCACGAACGCTTGCCGGGCTGGCCCCCGAAATCGTGCTGTTGTCCGAGGTGGACAAGGGCATGGCACGCTCCGGCAACGGCCATCCGCTCAGCGTGCTTGCCGACCGGCTCGGCCATGCCTTCGCCTATGGTGTCGAGTTCGTCGAACTCGCTGGCGGCAACGAGGCCGAGCGCATGGCAACCGGTGAAGCCGCCAACGCGGAAGGCTTTCACGGCAATGCCGTGACCAGTGGCATGCCGCTGCTGCGACCCTTCCTGGTGCGCCTGGACGCCGCCGGCGGCTGGTTTCGGCCGGAGCGCGGCCAACCGCGCATCGGCGGACGCATGGCGATCGGCGGCCAGGTGCGCATCGGCGACCGCAGGATGACGGTCGTCTCGGTGCACCTTGAAAACCGAACCGATCCGGCTGGCAGGGCAGCTCAGACACGCAAACTCCTCGATGCAATCGACAACTATGATCCGCAAGCGCCAGTACTGCTCGGCGGCGATTTCAACACGCTGACGGCAAGCCACGAGGAGCGCCATGACGACCCACGGGCGTGGATGGCTCGGGTCATGGCCGAACCGGACCGGCTGATCCATGCCGAGCGTCACGAGCCGCTGTTCGCGGCCCTTGCCGAGCGCGGCTATGATTGGCAGGCCGCCAACAATTTGGACCTGCCCACCCAGCGTCGGCCCGCCGGCACCCCGGTTGGCCGAATCGACTGGTTCTTCACGCGCGGCCTCGCGGCCAGCGCGCCGGCGGTTCTTCCGGCGGTGTTGCCGGATGGCAGCCCAAGCTCGGATCATGACGCCCTGACAGTGACCGTCCGCCTGAAATAA
- a CDS encoding extracellular solute-binding protein, producing the protein MTIIKRGFAALAAGVLSSALAMPAFAEPTKFDFWFGLSGDLARVVDTLCKNFNASQKDYEVVCTSQGNYDATLQNTIAAFRAGKQPTVVQVYDVGTATMMLSGAYKPADKLMEENGYKIDYADYFPGIARYYATSKGEMLSFPFNSSTALMYWNKDAFAKIGKTEAPKTWEDVGADLKAMKDAGYECPMAINISANESWQLMEQFSAIHNQPIATKNNGYDGLDARLEVNKTKFVQYVTDLKKWYDAGLIKIKSKDLGQDMVQAFATGTCQVILTSVGDHGTVGRTQKEGMNWDVAELPVYAGTERKNSLVGGASLWVLSGKSDAEYKGAAAFLNFIHDPKTALFWSTNTGYIPVTKSGFDYMKGQGFYDKAPYKGREVAIASLTASEPTEITRGIRLGNFTQIRAEFGTQMQAIFANKVTVQEGLDTLVKNGDAILDRFQQTYPGKTLP; encoded by the coding sequence ATGACGATCATCAAGCGGGGCTTTGCTGCCCTTGCCGCTGGCGTGCTCAGCTCCGCGCTGGCGATGCCTGCCTTCGCGGAACCGACAAAATTCGATTTCTGGTTTGGTCTTTCGGGCGATCTCGCCCGGGTCGTGGACACGCTGTGCAAGAATTTCAACGCCTCGCAGAAGGACTATGAAGTCGTCTGCACCAGCCAGGGCAATTACGACGCCACCTTGCAGAACACCATTGCCGCCTTCCGCGCCGGCAAGCAGCCCACCGTCGTTCAGGTCTATGACGTCGGCACCGCCACCATGATGCTGTCGGGTGCCTACAAGCCGGCCGACAAGCTCATGGAAGAAAACGGCTACAAGATCGACTACGCCGATTATTTCCCCGGCATCGCCCGCTATTACGCCACCTCGAAAGGCGAGATGCTGTCCTTCCCGTTCAACTCGTCTACGGCGTTGATGTACTGGAACAAGGACGCCTTCGCCAAGATCGGCAAGACCGAAGCGCCGAAGACCTGGGAAGACGTCGGCGCCGACCTCAAGGCAATGAAGGACGCCGGCTATGAATGCCCGATGGCCATCAACATCTCCGCCAATGAAAGCTGGCAGCTGATGGAGCAGTTCTCCGCCATTCACAACCAGCCGATCGCTACCAAGAACAATGGCTATGACGGCCTCGACGCCCGCCTCGAAGTCAACAAGACCAAGTTCGTGCAGTACGTCACCGACCTCAAGAAGTGGTATGATGCCGGCCTGATCAAGATCAAGTCGAAGGATCTCGGCCAGGATATGGTCCAGGCCTTTGCCACCGGCACCTGCCAGGTCATCCTGACCTCGGTCGGCGATCACGGCACGGTTGGCCGTACGCAGAAGGAAGGCATGAACTGGGACGTCGCCGAACTGCCCGTCTATGCCGGCACGGAGCGCAAGAACTCGCTCGTCGGCGGCGCATCGCTGTGGGTTCTCTCGGGCAAGTCGGATGCTGAATACAAGGGCGCGGCCGCGTTCCTCAACTTCATCCACGATCCGAAGACCGCCCTGTTCTGGTCGACCAACACCGGTTACATCCCGGTGACCAAGTCGGGCTTCGACTACATGAAGGGCCAGGGCTTTTACGACAAGGCGCCTTACAAGGGCCGCGAAGTCGCGATCGCCAGCCTGACCGCCTCCGAGCCGACCGAAATCACCCGCGGCATCCGCCTGGGCAATTTCACCCAGATCCGCGCCGAGTTCGGCACCCAGATGCAGGCGATCTTCGCCAACAAGGTCACCGTGCAGGAAGGTCTCGACACGCTGGTCAAGAACGGCGACGCCATCCTCGACCGCTTCCAGCAGACATATCCAGGCAAGACCCTGCCCTGA
- a CDS encoding lipoprotein, which translates to MTGSRILVTLTLLAALASVTACGRKAGLDTPYEAAVQARKDAEKAHQPVPPEPEKPVVDKKFILDPLI; encoded by the coding sequence ATGACCGGAAGCAGGATTTTGGTGACGCTGACGCTGCTTGCGGCGCTTGCCTCCGTGACCGCCTGCGGCCGCAAGGCGGGCCTGGACACGCCCTATGAGGCGGCTGTCCAAGCACGCAAGGATGCCGAGAAGGCCCACCAGCCCGTGCCGCCGGAACCGGAAAAACCGGTCGTGGACAAGAAGTTCATTCTCGACCCGCTGATCTAG
- a CDS encoding threonine/serine dehydratase, translated as MSQGNVVTRGRIAAMEPRIRPYIRHTPVLRVDMADFDRGPLAIDLKLECLQHSGSFKARGAFTNLLERPVPEAGVVAASGGNHGAAVAYAAMRLGHRATIFVPEVSPQAKLDRIRAYGADLVVGGARYAEALAASERFAEETGALQIHAFNQEETLVGQGTLGLEIERDLPEIDTLLVAVGGGGLIGGIAAWYAGRIRIVAVEPEGAPTLHRAFEAGHPVDAPAEGIAADSLAPKRVGEMMFPIAEAFVERSILVSDDDIIAAQKALWNRVRIISEPGGAAAFAAILSGRYAPTPGERVAVLVCGANANPANF; from the coding sequence ATGTCGCAGGGCAACGTCGTCACACGCGGACGCATCGCCGCGATGGAACCGCGCATCCGCCCCTATATCAGGCACACACCGGTTCTGCGCGTCGACATGGCCGACTTCGATCGGGGGCCATTGGCGATCGACCTCAAGCTCGAATGCCTGCAGCATTCCGGCTCGTTCAAAGCCCGCGGCGCCTTCACCAACCTCCTGGAGCGGCCGGTTCCCGAGGCCGGCGTCGTTGCCGCATCGGGCGGCAATCATGGCGCTGCCGTCGCCTACGCCGCCATGCGGCTTGGCCACAGAGCAACCATCTTCGTTCCCGAAGTGAGCCCGCAGGCCAAGCTGGACCGCATCCGGGCCTATGGCGCCGACCTCGTTGTCGGCGGCGCCCGCTATGCCGAAGCGCTGGCCGCCAGCGAACGGTTCGCCGAGGAAACCGGCGCCTTGCAGATCCACGCCTTCAACCAGGAGGAGACGCTGGTCGGCCAAGGCACTCTCGGGCTCGAAATCGAACGCGATCTGCCTGAGATCGACACGCTGCTGGTCGCCGTCGGTGGTGGCGGCCTGATCGGCGGCATCGCCGCCTGGTATGCCGGCCGCATCCGCATCGTCGCCGTAGAGCCCGAGGGTGCGCCGACGCTTCATCGCGCCTTCGAGGCCGGCCATCCGGTGGACGCGCCGGCGGAAGGCATCGCCGCCGATTCGCTGGCGCCGAAGCGGGTCGGCGAGATGATGTTCCCGATCGCCGAAGCCTTCGTCGAACGCTCCATCCTGGTCAGCGACGACGACATCATCGCCGCCCAGAAGGCGCTCTGGAACCGCGTGCGCATCATCTCGGAGCCGGGTGGTGCCGCCGCCTTTGCCGCGATCCTGTCCGGCCGCTACGCGCCGACACCGGGCGAACGGGTCGCCGTGCTGGTCTGTGGGGCCAACGCAAACCCCGCCAATTTCTGA
- the tlpA gene encoding thiol:disulfide interchange protein TlpA → MADGNRFFPARRLILAALMAGALAGAVAVYVSESRSGNNAAPQAAAGDSKDDVACAAKSDRAKKVAAAATGEVAALLPADPPQSMRSLAFHGPDGKPMTIADHAGKTVLLNLWATWCAPCRAEMPALDALQKEKGSDAFQVVAVNVDAGDDVKPKKFLADTGVHTLGYYRDSTMTLFNDLKTRGLALGLPVTMLIDGEGCLIAHMNGPAEWAGPDAKRLVETALGS, encoded by the coding sequence ATGGCAGACGGAAACAGATTTTTCCCGGCCCGGCGCCTGATCCTCGCCGCCCTGATGGCGGGAGCGCTGGCCGGCGCGGTCGCGGTATATGTCAGCGAGAGCCGGTCTGGCAACAACGCCGCGCCCCAAGCAGCCGCCGGCGACAGCAAGGACGATGTCGCCTGCGCCGCCAAGAGCGATCGCGCCAAGAAGGTCGCGGCCGCGGCCACCGGCGAGGTCGCGGCACTTTTGCCGGCCGATCCGCCGCAGTCGATGAGGAGCCTCGCCTTCCACGGTCCGGACGGCAAGCCGATGACGATCGCCGATCATGCCGGCAAGACCGTGCTGCTCAATCTCTGGGCCACATGGTGCGCGCCCTGCCGTGCCGAAATGCCGGCGCTCGATGCGCTGCAAAAGGAGAAAGGCAGCGACGCCTTTCAGGTCGTCGCCGTCAACGTCGATGCCGGCGACGACGTGAAACCGAAGAAGTTTCTCGCCGATACCGGTGTGCACACGCTCGGCTACTACCGCGATTCGACGATGACACTGTTCAACGACCTCAAGACGCGCGGTCTGGCGCTCGGCCTGCCCGTCACCATGCTGATCGACGGCGAAGGCTGCCTGATCGCCCACATGAACGGTCCAGCCGAATGGGCGGGCCCCGATGCAAAGCGGCTGGTCGAGACGGCGCTCGGGTCGTGA
- the lysA gene encoding diaminopimelate decarboxylase: MNHFDYRDGVLHAEDVAIPDIAAQVGTPFYCYSTATLTRHYRVFVQAFAGLDTLVCYAMKANSNQAVLRTLAKLGAGADVVSEGELRRALAAGVPAGKILFSGVGKTAREMDFALQAGILCFNVESEPELELLSARAVALGKVAPISLRINPDVDAKTHKKISTGKAENKFGIPWQRARQVYARAATLPGIKVTGIDTHIGSQITELQPFDDAFALLVDLVGALRGDGHAIEHVDLGGGLGIPYRVDNNPPPLPDAYAQIVRKHVTKLGLKVMFEPGRLIVGNAGILVSEVIFVKEGDAKNFLVVDAAMNDLIRPTLYDAFHEIKPVVQPPADAPRMVVDVVGQVCETGDYLGLDRDLPRLMAGDLVAVSTAGAYGAVQAGTYNTRLLVPEVLVDGDRFHVVRPRLTYDELIGLDSVPDWLA, translated from the coding sequence GTGAACCATTTCGACTACCGCGATGGCGTGCTGCATGCCGAGGACGTGGCGATCCCTGATATCGCCGCACAGGTCGGCACGCCGTTCTATTGCTATTCGACGGCGACCCTGACTAGGCACTACCGTGTCTTCGTCCAGGCCTTTGCCGGGCTCGATACGCTGGTCTGCTACGCCATGAAGGCCAATTCCAACCAGGCGGTGCTGCGGACCTTGGCCAAGCTCGGCGCCGGCGCCGACGTCGTCTCGGAAGGCGAATTGCGCCGGGCTCTCGCCGCAGGAGTCCCGGCCGGCAAGATCCTGTTCTCGGGCGTCGGCAAGACCGCCCGCGAAATGGACTTTGCGCTCCAAGCCGGCATTCTCTGCTTCAACGTCGAATCCGAGCCGGAACTCGAACTGTTGTCGGCACGTGCCGTGGCGCTCGGCAAGGTGGCGCCTATCTCGCTGCGCATCAATCCCGATGTCGACGCCAAGACCCACAAGAAAATCTCAACCGGCAAGGCTGAAAACAAGTTCGGCATTCCCTGGCAGCGGGCGCGCCAGGTCTATGCCCGCGCGGCAACGCTTCCGGGCATTAAGGTCACCGGCATCGATACCCATATCGGCAGCCAGATCACCGAGTTGCAGCCCTTCGACGACGCCTTCGCCCTGCTGGTCGACCTGGTCGGAGCGCTGCGCGGCGACGGCCACGCCATCGAGCATGTCGATCTCGGCGGCGGTCTCGGCATTCCCTACCGCGTCGACAACAACCCGCCCCCCTTGCCCGACGCCTATGCCCAGATCGTCCGCAAGCATGTCACCAAATTGGGTCTGAAGGTGATGTTCGAGCCGGGCCGGCTGATCGTTGGCAATGCCGGCATCCTGGTCTCTGAAGTGATTTTCGTGAAGGAGGGCGACGCCAAGAATTTCCTCGTCGTCGACGCTGCCATGAATGACCTGATCCGGCCGACGCTCTACGATGCCTTCCACGAGATCAAGCCGGTCGTGCAGCCGCCGGCCGACGCGCCGCGCATGGTGGTCGACGTGGTCGGCCAGGTCTGCGAGACCGGCGATTATCTCGGCCTCGACCGCGACCTGCCCCGGCTGATGGCGGGCGATCTCGTCGCCGTTTCCACCGCCGGCGCCTATGGCGCGGTCCAGGCCGGCACCTACAACACCCGCCTGCTGGTGCCGGAGGTGCTGGTCGACGGCGACCGTTTCCATGTCGTGCGTCCGCGCCTGACCTATGACGAGCTGATCGGGCTGGATTCGGTGCCGGACTGGCTTGCGTAA
- a CDS encoding ArsR/SmtB family transcription factor, protein MQEVDVFKAIANERRLQILDWLKNPRAHFRAQADGDLVEDGVCALLIAEKLGITQATLSEHMRVLVQAGLLRTKRIRQWTFYRRDEDRIADARALIQNRL, encoded by the coding sequence ATGCAAGAGGTTGATGTCTTCAAGGCGATCGCCAACGAGCGCAGACTGCAGATTCTCGACTGGCTCAAGAATCCACGTGCGCATTTCCGGGCACAGGCGGATGGCGATCTGGTCGAGGACGGCGTCTGCGCGCTGCTGATCGCCGAGAAGCTCGGCATCACTCAGGCGACGCTTTCCGAGCATATGCGCGTGCTCGTCCAGGCCGGCCTGCTCAGAACCAAGCGCATCAGGCAATGGACCTTCTACCGCCGCGACGAGGACAGGATCGCCGACGCAAGGGCACTCATCCAGAACCGGTTATAG